The Carcharodon carcharias isolate sCarCar2 chromosome 15, sCarCar2.pri, whole genome shotgun sequence genome includes a window with the following:
- the LOC121288530 gene encoding 60S ribosomal protein L37-like: MTKGTSSFGKRRNKTHTLCRRCGAKAFHLQKSTCSKCAYPAKRKRKYNWNAKAKRRNTTGTGRMRHLKVVDRRFRNGFREGTTPKPRRSTVASSSTA; this comes from the coding sequence ATGACGAAGGGAACATCGTCATTTGGTAAGAGGCGGAACAAGACCCACACTCTTTGCCGACGATGTGGGGCTAAAGCATTTCATCTGCAGAAATCGACCTGCAGCAAATGTGCCTACCCTGCCAAGAGAAAGAGGAAGTATAACTGGAATGCCAAGGCCAAAAGGAGAAACACAACTGGTACAGGCCGCATGAGGCACCTGAAGGTGGTGGATCGCCGATTCAGGAATGGATTCCGTGAAGGGACCACCCCGAAGCCCAGACGTTCCACAGTGGCTTCCTCCAGCACTGCATAA